One window from the genome of Thermoleophilia bacterium encodes:
- a CDS encoding FkbM family methyltransferase has product MAWAKSRKLVRLLGNRAYWPALRRGVAASVEHSRIPFGADFTTVLDVGASRGQFALFSVERFPDANIICFEPQPGPAGDLRRVLGDRVELIGTALGPEPGMATMNISAQDDSSSLLAIGERQVAEFPGTGTNHTIEVPVTTLDDALQGTIARPCLLKIDVQGFELGVLRGAHRVLREVDTAFIECSFVELYEGQALAEEVVSFMQDSGFRLAGVHEIAYSADGSAIQGDFLFRRSEVENNPEAV; this is encoded by the coding sequence ATGGCGTGGGCCAAGTCTCGCAAGCTAGTTCGCCTTCTCGGGAATCGTGCCTACTGGCCAGCGCTTAGAAGGGGCGTTGCCGCCTCGGTGGAGCATTCTCGGATCCCATTCGGAGCTGATTTCACGACGGTGCTGGACGTTGGTGCATCACGGGGACAGTTCGCCCTCTTTTCCGTAGAACGCTTTCCGGATGCGAACATAATTTGCTTCGAGCCGCAGCCCGGGCCAGCTGGTGACTTGCGCAGGGTCCTCGGTGATCGCGTGGAATTGATCGGTACGGCGTTGGGTCCGGAGCCCGGCATGGCGACCATGAACATCTCGGCCCAGGACGATTCATCCTCGCTCCTCGCAATAGGGGAGAGGCAGGTGGCCGAGTTCCCGGGGACTGGAACCAATCACACGATCGAAGTGCCCGTCACTACCCTCGACGATGCGCTTCAGGGGACCATCGCCCGACCATGCCTACTCAAGATCGACGTTCAGGGCTTCGAACTTGGCGTCCTGCGCGGTGCTCACAGAGTTCTCCGCGAGGTCGACACCGCCTTCATTGAGTGTTCATTCGTTGAACTCTACGAGGGCCAGGCCCTGGCCGAAGAAGTCGTTTCGTTCATGCAGGACTCGGGGTTTCGCCTCGCCGGCGTGCATGAGATCGCGTACTCAGCAGATGGCTCGGCTATCCAAGGTGACTTCCTCTTCCGCCGGTCGGAAGTGGAAAACAACCCAGAAGCTGTTTAA
- a CDS encoding pentapeptide repeat-containing protein — translation MINSGTAVDYVSGGPRPSTQCHPPASRGNEPDEFAALIPETCWRGDQTWHRHHPFGGFPDRHLAEATATGATLEATNLGFADLRRRKPGKRLPGNTNLAKANLKGADLRKANLTFATLRGMNMQDSDLRNANLEGANFENANLESARLGDATLDGVQLENTICLAKKAGSCP, via the coding sequence ATGATCAACTCCGGGACCGCGGTTGACTATGTCTCGGGAGGCCCGAGACCCTCTACTCAGTGCCATCCTCCAGCATCTCGAGGGAATGAGCCTGATGAGTTCGCGGCCCTCATTCCCGAGACCTGCTGGCGCGGTGATCAAACGTGGCATCGACATCACCCTTTCGGCGGGTTTCCTGATCGTCACCTCGCAGAGGCGACTGCCACCGGAGCCACGCTTGAAGCGACTAACCTTGGTTTTGCCGACCTTCGTCGACGGAAACCTGGGAAGCGCCTTCCTGGCAACACGAACCTCGCCAAAGCGAACCTCAAGGGTGCCGATCTACGGAAGGCCAACCTAACTTTCGCCACCCTGCGGGGCATGAACATGCAAGACTCCGATCTGAGGAACGCGAATCTCGAGGGAGCCAATTTCGAGAACGCCAACCTTGAAAGTGCCCGTTTAGGAGACGCAACGCTCGACGGTGTCCAATTGGAAAATACAATCTGTCTGGCCAAAAAAGCGGGTTCCTGCCCTTGA